The Pyrus communis chromosome 8, drPyrComm1.1, whole genome shotgun sequence region aGTTATGATAAGgtgaaaaagaaacagaaaaaagtaGGCATTAGAGTAACCAAAAGTTCACTTATTCAAAAAACTTAGTCCAAGTGAAATTGGGTTCAACAAAACCGATTTCTTTTTCTGGTTGgatggtttgaaaaaaaaaaaaaacaagctaTACCTGCATATTTATAATTCCACACAAGGGAAGTTTCGCGTAGTTCAAAACGTGATCGCGGTGTTCTCTCTGTGAAATATTCAAAAACATgctgaaaaaataaaatcagcATTATAAGGATGAAGAAACGAGGATACAACTAAACCGAATATAACTTGAATTCAAGACGCGAGCACCTTCACGCTGTCAACCCATTCCATATTCAAATGTTCAGGCATTGTTGTCATCCATTCTCCCTTTGTAAGGCGTAAAAACATCCCGTTTTCCGCTGCCAACCACATATCAAGCTCCCCAAAGTTCTGTAAAAACACCTTAATTAAAAAAGGGATAAGACAAGGGTGGTAAGAGAACTTAGATGTGAAAATGGATGAATTACATCATCTAAGACATTTCTGTCACTCCCACTGAGGACGACAATAGTTGTTGTCGGATCATTGCAGAGTGCTGACAAGGTTTCTTTCAATTTGGGGTGCAGTTTAAGTTccatttcttttatttgatCACCTCGTCTCTCGGGTGTGTCCACTGGTTCAGTCAATGTCGCGTTGAATCCCTGAGTTCCCATCACCAGAAAGATCAGATGGATGAAAGAAAATGCCAACCAGATGCTAAAACCATAAAATCTTTTAACTGTGATGCCTACACAAACTGGGCTCAGGAAGAAAATTCAGCTCTTCATGGTCTCCGAAGAATAGATAATAAAGAGTCTCACAATCGATGAGATAGCTGAATACTTCACTGTATTAAAATTGGTGAGAGACTTGATGTATTATTGGCTACTTAAAATGTCAAACACTTCAATGGAAGAAACCTTTATATGCTGCCAGCCTGCCAGTTTACTCAGCAAAGAAAGGCATGCTGCATAACCAAAACCTACAATTTGGGGAGCGAAATTTGGTGTGTACAAGTAGATCTGATTACCAATACGAAACCTGAGAATTCCATCACACTTCCTATACTTGACCAAGAATACCATGAAAATCCGCTAAAATTTGAATACCATGTAGATACCTATGATAGCAAAAGGTTTGATGGAGGTACATGAACATTACTTCTTAACTGGGACATTCCCATGACATACCAGTATGATCAATCGATTATTTGCTTGCAAATAACTCTGAATTGCGTCCTGGTTTGGAAGTGGTGGTGGCACCTGTCTGGTCCGTAATTGTGCCTCTATAACAGTATCGTTCAGTTCACTGAAAAATAATGATATGAATGTCAATTCTCAGTGCATAATTCATCTATACTACCTTTTAAAATACAAGCATGCTATTCAGGATTTTTGTAAGGGTCAATCTATTGGAAACTGCATATGCAGATATGTTTCCAATTTCAAGTCAGAAAACACATTATTGCCAAATTTTTACAGGTTTTACATTGTCCTCGAAAGCTTAAACTGTTAAGATGAGGAAAACAAAATGTATGCCACGAATCACTAAGAATCATGTTAAATTATGTTGGTTTACCGTCGTTAGACGTAGCAAAGAAATAGTTTTGTGCTTAAAGAATTAAACACATGACACTCAAGCATGCATACCTTACAAACGTTTCGGCCCATTCCTGTGCAGTGTGGGTTGTCACGTGTAAAAAATTATGCTTATGTcgcttctctctttcttcagaGGGCATATTCAATGCTTGAGCAATTGAATTGGCAACTTCTGTGATGTTCCACGGGTTCACTAGGATTGCTCCAGCACCTAAAGACTGTGCGGCACCAGCAAACTACAGAAGGACCAGGAAGTGTCAAAGCAGACTAAAGACCAAATATTAGGTTGTTTTTAAAGATGATTCTGTATGCTTTTTGAAATCAGATAAACTTTTCATGTGTCCGATCCAAGCCATGTAACATGACAgctataaaaacaaaagataagttCACCAAATTGGTAGATATGAGACTTTGAGTGAAGATCAAACATAACAAAGCACGCAAATTTCTAGTTATTACCTCACTCAGAATAAGGACCCCTCTCTTTGCATCCTGGCATGCCACAAACTCATAACTGACAAGATTCATTCCGTCCCTCAGGGATGTCACAAGTGCTATATCTGGACAAATTGAAAACGAAAACGAACGGACAGAAGAAGATATTACTAGATGAAAAATTATATGTACATTTTCTCAGATACTAGCTGTAAAGTTATGTCGAAAACTTATGTGCTTGCAAAAAATGGGTCAAAAGAAACGGGGAACCAGAGCCAGAGTACGTAGAATAGTACCAGTTACAGCATATAGTGCACACAATGCATAAAAGTCAAGAGAACGATCCTGTAGACAAAAAAAGAATTGGTTAGGAAGTATTCGTTCAAATCCCCAGCAAACTTGATATATGTAAGAAAAACAACTGCTATTAATAATGCGGAACTCTTTTAGTTTCATCCTAGTGGCTCGGCTCATTCGAAAAAGTGTCTTCAAAATTTGAGAATCTCAATGAatcctctaattttttttagtatttattttatttagccAACCTAATatctaaaactaaaaaataaaatagcgtCATCCCCCATACATGGTCTTACAACTTTGCAGAGACCTGTGTTTTTGGTAAACAGTCGCCCAGGGCTGGTCACTACGACCCCCTTTGTGAGGGGGCACTCCTTAATAAGGTGCTACAAAACTACTACACCTTATCGCATAGTGCTAAGCAGGAGACATATAATTCCACTGCAGATGAACTTTAACCAACTAATGACCCTTGTGGCATGAATCCAgcattttcaaatttaaattatgtCTCCTAATATGCCATTATCATACAGAATGTTAATAAAGACAGACCAATAACGTCATAGACACGCAGCACATGAACATCCTTTGTATTAAATTCCACCGAGGCCCCTTCAATAACATGTTGTGGAATAGTTACTTTGAAAATCAAGAGCATACCAGGTGATGTATTGGGACAGCAGTCAAAGTTCCAAATCTTCCATTTATTCGGCCAACAATTTCATGAACCTGGCTTGTAAGTTTTTGATCTGTGAAAATGCAAGATAAGTAGTTTATACATCACAATCAAgataaaacaaagaaatgaaACGAATATATAGATCCTAGCTTATTCTAAATGCAACTAAGAGTACAAAAAACACTTGACAAAGCATCCTAAGGAGGGGGCATACACTCTGGAACATCCGTTCTTGTTGGCACCGCAATTTGCAGCAAAACCACTTTGTCACGCCAAGTTGGGTTTTCCTCAAGAAACTTTTCAAACGCCAGTATCTTTTGAGGAATCCCCTTAATCATATCAAGGCGATCAACACCTAGCATTACCTGCAGTGTAAAAAAAGAGAGTCATAACTAGAGAAAAAAACGGCATACATAGTAAAATAAGAAATTGAAAGACTTTGTCGAAATTGTTCGTTTGGAAATTTCCCAAAAACCTAATCGTAGGTTCTTTCCATCGGAACAATAGGGCCGTTATGCTCATTACTAAACTTGTTGAAGAGATGAAATATAACCAAGGTATATCTTTTTGATCAGAGGTTAAATTGATTTGCTTTTCCTCACTGAAGACcctaaacaaaaaacaaaaaaaaaagcttctAAGGCTTCTATTCCCGGCATCCTTTTCGAAAACGAACTCACTTGTGAAGTTCCTTGGAGTAATGATGCCAAAATAAAGAAGGTAAAAGAAATAAACTTCTGCATTTGAGTTGCAAGACTGATCGTGCTACTTTTTAAAACTACCCATGTGTTTGGCAGATTTCACTGACAGAGATGAAAGGCGGATTTGTACATGTGTCTAGGATCAttgaaacaacaaaagaacatttACCTTTCGCCCAGCGAACCGTTCTTTCAATTCCTTAATGTGTTTTTGGACTTCAGGAACATCAAGTGCACGTATGAAGCGGTCTGAATCTATTCCAATAGGAAACTGAAATTAAAACGTAGCAAGTACAGCTAGAATTAGATTCCAATGTGCGTATATCACTCAATTTGTTAAACGCTAAACGTTGTATAAAAGGATACTAGAAACCTTAAAAGATAGAATACcaaaaaccaagaaaataacAGGTGATAATTGAACAGATACAGACCGCAGCCACTCGAGTAAGCCTCCCTTGATCCTCAACTCCTTCAGGTGTGCCCTCAAGTCCAAGAATGCGAGTGCAAGCACTAACAAAGTGCCGTGCATAGTCATAAgtgtgaaaactgaaaaaacaaGACAATAAGTCACAAAACTTTCTAGTCGCTATGCATATTAGGTTTTTGTGCATGAAatcacttcacacaacatctcAAAGTACCAATAGAAATTCGATGAATTTATAGTTAACTAAAGCTGTCAACACTATTCCATTCCTAGTAATTGGATACCCCATTATTGCCTCCTTGTTTTGCCAATTGAAATTGAATTATGCTTTACCGATCAGATATTCTACTGTTTTATGGTTATTAGGGACGATTGTAGCATAATTCAAAAGAGGAATGAAGGCAATGGTCAGAACACATTATTTCTACATAAATGGGGTCTTCTATTTCTGAAATTTCTATACCATGTGAAATACAATAAGCCATATCATGCCTCATGCCAGCACAAAAGAAACAGAATATCACGGCTACACCTAAATATTATGCATCGCGGATGAAAGCCAGATAGTTTTAAGCATTTGAGGAATAGAACAAGATGTCATTAGTTTTTGCAACATGAAATACCTTCTCAATGATAGATGCAAAGACAACCAAGCTTGATAGATTCAAAAGATATGCCAAATGTCTAGTAACAGCATTTCTCAATTATCATCAGCAAAGTAAACtgcaaagaaaattaattactGGTGCAGAATGTAAGGAATAATTACCCAACTAAATCAGCTGCAAGAACTGAACGGAGTAGTTCTGATCGTGAAGGCAATGTCCTATGGATTTCAGAAGAAGGAAAAGGGGTGTGGAGAAACCAACCAACTTTTATTTTACTATTGTAATCCTTCAAGCATTTTGGAAGAAACATAAGATGGTAATCATGGACCCAAACTACGTCACCCTCTTCATAGTACTCATTAACCACGTTGGCAAACATTTGATTTGCCTTCTTATATGCAGCAAACTGTGACTGGAAACTCCGGGTGGTGGCAAGTCGGTCTTCTTGTGGAAGTGCAAGGTAATGGAAAAGGGGCCACAAAATATTATTGCAATAGCCATTGTAATATTGATGAACAATCTCCTCGTCAAGAAAAACTGGGATACATCTCTGCAAGGAACAAAACAGCCATCTTAAAATTTCATGGACATTTACACCGGAAAGTGTTGTATACATAAGCAAGAGTGAAAATGAGCTGAACCTATGTCTATGAATGACAGAAAATTTCAGTTTTAAAAGAGATCCAGGTACAGAAATTTGGACCTTCTCAGCGAGAGCTCTAGTAAGTGCCTTCTGTCCAATTTCATCCGGCACATTTACCCCGGCCCAACCAATCCACCTTGCCTCAAACTCCTTTATACctgcagaaaaaataaaaaaccatccaGTACAAATTAGGTTCATCTTTGCAGTTTAATTACCAAATCATAATTAAAATGAAGGGGATATCATCACTGATGAAAATCTTGTCCCCTTTATGAAAATGATAGACACGGGAACAGAAACTTCGA contains the following coding sequences:
- the LOC137742351 gene encoding alpha,alpha-trehalose-phosphate synthase [UDP-forming] 1-like, whose amino-acid sequence is MPGNKYNSNSDHIPPNRLERLLRERELRKNYRALNLNEPFEPELQLREDENSKAAYVEQFLEGAAAARALNEGCEKQERRPSRQRLLVVANRLPVSAIRRGEDSWSLEMSAGGLVTALLGIKEFEARWIGWAGVNVPDEIGQKALTRALAEKRCIPVFLDEEIVHQYYNGYCNNILWPLFHYLALPQEDRLATTRSFQSQFAAYKKANQMFANVVNEYYEEGDVVWVHDYHLMFLPKCLKDYNSKIKVGWFLHTPFPSSEIHRTLPSRSELLRSVLAADLVGFHTYDYARHFVSACTRILGLEGTPEGVEDQGRLTRVAAFPIGIDSDRFIRALDVPEVQKHIKELKERFAGRKVMLGVDRLDMIKGIPQKILAFEKFLEENPTWRDKVVLLQIAVPTRTDVPEYQKLTSQVHEIVGRINGRFGTLTAVPIHHLDRSLDFYALCALYAVTDIALVTSLRDGMNLVSYEFVACQDAKRGVLILSEFAGAAQSLGAGAILVNPWNITEVANSIAQALNMPSEEREKRHKHNFLHVTTHTAQEWAETFVSELNDTVIEAQLRTRQVPPPLPNQDAIQSYLQANNRLIILGFNATLTEPVDTPERRGDQIKEMELKLHPKLKETLSALCNDPTTTIVVLSGSDRNVLDDNFGELDMWLAAENGMFLRLTKGEWMTTMPEHLNMEWVDSVKHVFEYFTERTPRSRFELRETSLVWNYKYADFDFGRLQARDMLQHLWTGPISNASLDVVQGSRSVEVRAVGVTKGAAIDRILGEIVHSKSMTSPIDYVLCIGHFLGKDEDVYTFFDPDLPSGPIGLPRNKIPDGLKPNERRSSLKAAAIKSGSKSSQSKAQRLLPNSEKKNANHNTTNPRWPSPEKISWNVLDLKKENYYSCSVGRTRTNARYLFQSSDDVVSFLKELAGASSASVSSSD